GTGAAATTCCCGCCAAGACAGGAAAACCTGCGGGGACTGCCGCGGTCAACTGACGAAAAAGCTGCAAATTATGCGTCAGCGCTTTGCCAAATCCGAAACCAGGGTCAAGAACCAGTCGCCGATCATCAACACCCACCGCCCGACAGGCTTTAATTCGCTGCGCGAGAAAATCATGCACCTCACGCACAACATCGCCATAGACCGGCGCTGACTGCATCGTGCCTGGCGCGCCCTGCATGTGCATCAGGCAAATTGCACACTCACTCCCGGCAACCGCCTCCAGAGCCCCCGGATGGGACAAGCCAGCGATATCATTGATCATCGAAGCCCCCAGCGCCAAGGCTGAACGCATCACGGCAGGCTTGTAGGTATCCACCGACACAGGAACCCCCCAAGCTGTCACTTCCTTCAAGAGGGGAACGAGACGCGCCAACTCATCCGCTTCAGATGCTGGAATCGCACCCGGGCGCGAAGACTCGGCACCGATATCGAGAATATCCGCCCCTGCTTCCAGTTGCGCACGGGCATGCAAAATTGCCCGATCGACATCGCCCGCCAGACCATCACCGGAAAAAGAATCCGGCGTTACATTAACAATCCCCATGACTTTGGGAACAGTCAGATCAAGCTGATAAGAACCACATTGAAGAATTGACATAGCAAGAAACGAAAAAGCCGGGAACAGGCTCCCGGCTTGTTGATGAATCAGCCTGATCAGGCCGGCGCAGCAGCACTCGGCTCGGCGTCATGTGAGTCATCGGGCTTCGAGGCACGCGATGTACTCTGGTTCGGCTTCGGCGCGCGCGGTGGCTTGCCTTCCATGATGTCGTTGATCTGCTCGGCATCGATGGTTTCCCATTCAAGCAGCGCCTTGGTCATCGCCTCCACCTTGTCGCGATTTTCTTCAAGGACTTTCCGGGCCAACGCATACTGCTCGTCAATAATCCGGCGAATTTCGGCATCAACCTGCTGCATGGTCGCTTCCGAAACACTCTTGTGGGTCGTGACCGAACGTCCGAGGAAAACCTCACCTTCGTTTTCGCCATACACCATCGGGCCCAGCGCATCCGACATGCCATAGCGGGTGACCATATCGCGTGCCATCGAGGTTGCACGCTCGAAATCGTTGGAAGCCCCCGTCGTCATCTGGTTCATGAACAACTCTTCGGCAATGCGGCCACCAAAGAGAACGGCAATGCGACTCATCAGATAGACACGATCATACGCATAGCGATCCTGCTCGGGCAGTTGCATGGTCAAGCCGAGCGCACGACCACGTGGGATGATCGTCACTTTGTGAACAGGGTCGGATTTAGGCATGATCTTGGCAACCACGGCATGACCAGACTCGTGGTAAGCCGTGTTCATCTTTTCTTCTTCGGACATCACCATGCTGCGGCGCTCACTGCCCATCATGATCTTGTCCTTCGCCATTTCGAAGTCGTCCATATCAACCAGACGCTTGTTACGGCGAGCAGCAAACAAGGCTGCCTCATTAACCAGATTTGCCAGGTCTGCCCCCGAAAAACCGGGCGTACCACGAGCAATCACATCCGCTTTGACATCACCGGCAATTGGCACCTTGCGCATGTGAACCTTGAGAATTTCTTCACGGCCGCGAATATCCGGCAAGGGAACGACAACCTGACGGTCGAAACGACCCGGACGAAGCAGCGCCGGGTCCAGAATGTCAGGACGATTGGTCGCAGCGATCACGATGATCCCGGAGTGACCTTCAAAACCATCCATTTCAACAAGCAACTGATTGAGCGTTTGCTCGCGCTCGTCATTACCACCGCCGACGCCCGCACCACGATGACGGCCAACCGCATCGATTTCATCGATGAAGATAATACACGGCGCGTGCTTCTTGGCGTTTTCGAACATGTCGCGAACACGAGCCGCACCGACGCCAACGAACATTTCAACGAAATCGGAACCGGAGATACTGAAGAAAGGCACTTTTGCCTCACCGGCAATCGCCTTGGCAAGCAAGGTTTTACCCGTACCCGGGTTGCCGACCATCAGCACCCCCTTGGGAATCCGGCCGCCCAACTTCTGGAACTTCGACGGGTCACGCAGAAAATCAACGATTTCCTGAACTTCTTCCTTAGCCTCATCACAACCGGCAACGTCAACAAATGTGATGACATTCTGAGCCTCGTCCGTCATCCGGGCGCGCGACTTGCCAAAGGAGAATGCTCCACCCTTTCCGCCACCCTGCATCTGACGCATGAAGAATACCCAGACGCCGATCAACAACAGCATCGGGAACCAGCTGACAAACAGATTCATCAGGAAAGACGGCTCTTCTTCTGGCTTGGCTTCAATTTTCACGCCGCTCTTGAGCAGATCGGAAACCAGCCACAAATCAGGCGGCGCATACGACGTGATGCGCTTGCCCTCAGTCGTCGTCGCTTTGAGCGTACGTCCTTCCATAACAACCTTGGAGATGCGCCCCTGCTTCACCTCTTCGATGAATTGCGAATATTCGACGGAACCGGTCGCAACCTGACGGCTGTTGAACTGGTTGAAAACCGTCATCAGTACAAGACCGATAACCAGCCAGACTGCGAGGTTTTTGAACATGTTGTTCAAGCTTGCTCTCCTTCTACGGCGCCGAGCGACAAAAACGCCATTCTATACACAACTGTCAGCGCAACACACGACCGAGCAAATAAAGCTCAGCGCTTCGGTCACGCGAAGCATCGGGTTTACGTACAACAACCGTTTTGAAAACCTCACGCATGGCCCGGAGGAAATTCTCATAATCGGAGCCTTGGAATACTTTGACCAGAAAAGCACCCTCCGGTTTCAAGTGTGCCTTGCAAAACTCCAGACCCAACTCAGCCAAGTACATTACCCGAGCCTGGTCGACCAAAGGCACTCCTGACATATTGGGGGCCATATCCGACATTACAAGCCCCACAGTCCGGCCATCGAGTTTTTCTTCAAGTTGATGCAGTACCTCATCCTCCCGAAAATCGCCCTGGATGAAGTCGACACCGTGAATGGGCTCCATTTCCAGCAAATCAAGGGCAAAGACCATGCCTCCGCCGCCAACTCGCTTGGCAGCCACTTGCGACCAGCCCCCGGGCGTCGCCCCCAAGTCCACGACGACCTCGCCTCTTGCCAGAAGTTTGTCCTTATCGTCGATTTCCATCAACTTGAAAGCGGCACGTGAACGCCAGCCTTCCTTGCGCGCGAGTTGCACATAGGTATCATTAATGTGTTCACGCATCCATGCTTTACTGGTTCTGGTTCTTTTCATTCGGTAAAATGCCGCTTTTGAAAGGTTTACACATGCTGCAATTATCTTCCGATGCACGTCGCGAACTACGCGCCCGGGCCCACAGCCTAAATCCCGTTGTCTCGATTGCCGAAAACGGCCTGACAGAGGCTGTTCTCAAGGAAATCGAAGTCTGTTTGGCGGCACACGAACTGATCAAGATTCGTGTCTATGGCGACAGCCGAGAAAACCGCCTTGCCTACTACGAGCAAATCTGCGCCAACCTCGGCGCCGCCCCTGTCCAGCACATCGGCAAGCTGCTGATTGTGTACCGCCCCGCCCCGGCAGGCACGCCTGCGGTCAACAAGCCCGGCAGCACAAAATCGCGTCGTCCCGCCTCCGAACCGCGCAAAACCAAGCGCGCTTTCCAGGGCTGATTACTTCAGCCCTCGCCCACTCCAGATAACAACCCACAGGCCCAGCATACTCTGCACCAGGTAGAGAATGCTGGAAATGCCATGCCAAGCCGCAAAACGGTCACGCAATACCGTCTCCATCACTTCGCGCGGCCAGGCATCCGCCTTGAGTTGCGCCATCAAAGGCTGGATACCGAACTGACTGGCTGCCGTCAGCAGCATCATCACCAGAATCAGCCAGAACATGGCTGACCGGAAGGCACGCACGCCACCCCGAACAACAAGAAAAATCAGCAGATAAGCGGCACAACCCAAACCCACCCAGCCAATCAGGGCAAACATTTTTCCAGCCAGCAAACCGGCCAGTTGGCGGTCGGCCAGACTGGCAAAGAGAACCGGGGCAACCATATAACCGATTGACCACATGCCACCTATCCACAAGGTCAGGCACGAGAGATACAAAGCGTCGGAAAATTTACGCACAGCAGACCTGCAAGGCTGTTTTCAGTCCGGAAATCCTTATTCGTACCGAACGTCAATAATTTCGTATTCGCGCAAACCACCCGGCGCCTGCACTTGCGCAACGTCACCGGCATACTTGCCAATCAAGGCACGGGCCATCGGTGATGCAACCGACAATTTGCCCGATTTGATATCCGCCTCATCCTCACCAACGATCTGGTAGGTCACAGATTCGCCGGAGTCCTGATCTTCAATATCGACCGTCGCACCAAAAACGCAGCGACCATCGGCATCGAGGACTTTCGGATCAATGATCTGTGCATTCGAGAGCTTTCCTTCAACCTCCTGAATGCGCCCTTCAACGAACCCCTGGCGCTCCTTGGCGGCATCGTATTCGGCATTTTCAGACAAATCGCCATGCGATCGTGCCTCGGCAATGGCGGCAATCACGCTGGGTCGTTCGATCGTTTTCAAACGATGCAACTCTTCCCTGAGCTTTTCGGCACCTGCCACGGTCAACGGGACTTTACTCATAATTTTTCCAGCAAAAGGAAAACCGCCGGCGCCCCAGTCGGGCTACCCGGCGGTTCTCAGGTTCTCTTAGTGAAGTTGCTCGTGCAGCGCCTGAATCGGGTAAACAACCAGCTCACCACTGTTGCGAATGCCTTCTGCCGCAGCTTCTGCACCCCAGATCGTGGTGTACATGGTGACCCGTGCCTGCAGACCGGAAGTCCGGATCGAGCGCGAATCGTTGATCGCCAGGCGTTTTTCCTCAACCGTGTTGATGATCAGCGCAATTTCATTGTTCTTGATCATGTCGACGATGTGCGGACGACCTTCGGTCACCTTGTTGGCTACCTGAACCGGCAGACCAGCTGCTTCGATGGCGTGTGCCGTACCGCGCGTGGCAACCAGCTGGAAGCCGGCCTCATGCAGGTGACGTGCAACATCGACAGCCTTGACCTTGTCACTGTCCTTGACCGACAGGAAAGCCTTGCCGGACGAAGGCAGCTTGACGCTGGCAGCCAGTTGCGACTTGACGAAAGCTTCGGCAAAGGTCACGCCGACACCCATGACTTCGCCGGTCGACTTCATTTCCGGACCCAAAATGGTATCGACGCCCGGGAACTTGACGAACGGGAAGACGGCTTCCTTGACCGAAAAATACGGTGGGATGACTTCCTTCGTCACGCCCTGGTCCTTCAGGCTGCGACCCGACATGCAGCGTGCAGCAATCTTGGCCAGTTGCAGACCGGTGGCCTTGGAAACAAAAGGTACGGTACGCGAAGCACGCGGATTCACTTCCAGGACGTAAACCTCTTCATCCTTGATCGCGAACTGCACGTTCATCAAGCCGCAAACATTCAGTGCCTTGGCCATCAGCTTGGTCTGACGACGCAGTTCGGCCTGGACTTCGGCGCCGAGCGAATACGGCGGCAGCGAACATGCCGAGTCACCGGAGTGCACGCCAGCCTGTTCGATATGCTCCATGACGCCGCCGATGATGACTTCGTCACCATCCGACAGGGCATCAACGTCGCACTCGACGGCATCGTTCAGGAAGCGGTCGAGCAGCACCGGCGAATCATGGGAAACCTTGACGGCCTCACGCATGTAACGCTCGAGATCCTTCTGCTCATGCACGATTTCCATGGCCCGGCCGCCCAGCACGTAAGACGGACGAACAACCAGCGGATAGCCGATTTCAGCCGCCAGACGCAGCGCATCCTCTTCGGTGCGGGCTGTGCGGTTCGGCGGCTGCTTGAGACCCAGCTCATGCAGCAATTTCTGGAAACGTTCGCGATCTTCAGCAACGTCAATCGATTCCGGCGAGGTACCGATGATCGGCACACCGTTGGCTTCAAGCGCCAGTGCGAGCTTCAACGGCGTCTGACCACCGTACTGGACGATGACGCCAACCGGCTTTTCGATAGCAACAACTTCCAGCACATCTTCCAGCGTCAGCGGCTCGAAATACAGACGATCCGACGTGTCATAGTCAGTCGACACGGTTTCCGGATTGCAGTTAACCATGATCGTTTCGTAACCGTCTTCACGCATCGCCATCGCGGCATGCACGCAGCAGTAATCGAATTCGATACCCTGGCCGATACGGTTCGGACCACCGCCCAGCACCATGATCTTCTTCTTGTCGGTCGGATTCGCCTCGCACTCATCCTCATAGGTCGAGTACATGTAGGCGGTGTTGGTCGAGAACTCGGCAGCGCAGGTGTCGACACGCTTGTACACCGGGCGCACGCCCAGTTCGTGACGACGCTTGCGGAAGTCGGATTCATTCGTCTTCAGCAAATAAGCCAGACGACGGTCGGAGAAGCCTTTTTTCTTGAGGAAACGCAGCTCTTCCGCGGTCAACGACGAAAATTCGCGTTTTTCGACTTCCAGTTCCAGATCAACGATTTCCTTGATCTGAACAAGGAACCACGGGTCGATCTTGGTCAGATCGAAAACCTTCTCGACCGACATACCGACGCCGAAGGCATCCGCGACATACCACAAGCGATCCGGGGTCGGCCGGGCCAGCTGTTCGTCGATGGTTTCCGGATCGACCGACTTCAGGTTGAAACCGTCAACGCCGACTTCCAGGCCACGCAGGGCTTTCTGCAGCGACTCCTGGAAAGTGCGGCCCATGGCCATCACTTCGCCCACGGACTTCATTTGCGTGGTCAGCGTATTGTCGGCCTGCGGGAATTTTTCGAAGGCAAAACGCGGCACCTTGGTAACCACATAATCGATCGATGGTTCGAACGAAGCCGGCGTCTTGCCGCCCGTAATATCGTTGGTCAATTCATCCAGGGTGTAACCGACGGACAGCTTGGCGGCAATCTTGGCGATCGGAAAACCGGTCGCTTTGGAGGCCAGGGCCGACGAACGCGAAACGCGCGGGTTCATTTCGATGACGATGCAGCGACCATCCTTCGGATTGATCGAGAACTGCACGTTCGAACCACCGGTATCAACACCAATCTCGCGCAGCACGGCGATCGAGGCATTGCGCAGCAGCTGATATTCCTTGTCGGTCAGCGTCTGGGCCGGCGCAACAGTAATCGAATCACCCGTGTGCACGCCCATCGGATCGAGATTTTCGATCGAACAGACGATGATGCAGTTGTCCGCCTTGTCGCGGACGACTTCCATCTCGTACTCCTTCCAGCCGAGCAGCGATTCTTCGATCAGCAGCTCGTTGGTCGGCGAAGCTTCAAGACCGC
The sequence above is drawn from the Dechloromonas sp. TW-R-39-2 genome and encodes:
- the rlmE gene encoding 23S rRNA (uridine(2552)-2'-O)-methyltransferase RlmE, whose amino-acid sequence is MKRTRTSKAWMREHINDTYVQLARKEGWRSRAAFKLMEIDDKDKLLARGEVVVDLGATPGGWSQVAAKRVGGGGMVFALDLLEMEPIHGVDFIQGDFREDEVLHQLEEKLDGRTVGLVMSDMAPNMSGVPLVDQARVMYLAELGLEFCKAHLKPEGAFLVKVFQGSDYENFLRAMREVFKTVVVRKPDASRDRSAELYLLGRVLR
- the ftsH gene encoding ATP-dependent zinc metalloprotease FtsH, translating into MNNMFKNLAVWLVIGLVLMTVFNQFNSRQVATGSVEYSQFIEEVKQGRISKVVMEGRTLKATTTEGKRITSYAPPDLWLVSDLLKSGVKIEAKPEEEPSFLMNLFVSWFPMLLLIGVWVFFMRQMQGGGKGGAFSFGKSRARMTDEAQNVITFVDVAGCDEAKEEVQEIVDFLRDPSKFQKLGGRIPKGVLMVGNPGTGKTLLAKAIAGEAKVPFFSISGSDFVEMFVGVGAARVRDMFENAKKHAPCIIFIDEIDAVGRHRGAGVGGGNDEREQTLNQLLVEMDGFEGHSGIIVIAATNRPDILDPALLRPGRFDRQVVVPLPDIRGREEILKVHMRKVPIAGDVKADVIARGTPGFSGADLANLVNEAALFAARRNKRLVDMDDFEMAKDKIMMGSERRSMVMSEEEKMNTAYHESGHAVVAKIMPKSDPVHKVTIIPRGRALGLTMQLPEQDRYAYDRVYLMSRIAVLFGGRIAEELFMNQMTTGASNDFERATSMARDMVTRYGMSDALGPMVYGENEGEVFLGRSVTTHKSVSEATMQQVDAEIRRIIDEQYALARKVLEENRDKVEAMTKALLEWETIDAEQINDIMEGKPPRAPKPNQSTSRASKPDDSHDAEPSAAAPA
- a CDS encoding DUF4149 domain-containing protein, with product MRKFSDALYLSCLTLWIGGMWSIGYMVAPVLFASLADRQLAGLLAGKMFALIGWVGLGCAAYLLIFLVVRGGVRAFRSAMFWLILVMMLLTAASQFGIQPLMAQLKADAWPREVMETVLRDRFAAWHGISSILYLVQSMLGLWVVIWSGRGLK
- the greA gene encoding transcription elongation factor GreA, yielding MSKVPLTVAGAEKLREELHRLKTIERPSVIAAIAEARSHGDLSENAEYDAAKERQGFVEGRIQEVEGKLSNAQIIDPKVLDADGRCVFGATVDIEDQDSGESVTYQIVGEDEADIKSGKLSVASPMARALIGKYAGDVAQVQAPGGLREYEIIDVRYE
- the folP gene encoding dihydropteroate synthase, producing MSILQCGSYQLDLTVPKVMGIVNVTPDSFSGDGLAGDVDRAILHARAQLEAGADILDIGAESSRPGAIPASEADELARLVPLLKEVTAWGVPVSVDTYKPAVMRSALALGASMINDIAGLSHPGALEAVAGSECAICLMHMQGAPGTMQSAPVYGDVVREVHDFLAQRIKACRAVGVDDRRLVLDPGFGFGKALTHNLQLFRQLTAAVPAGFPVLAGISRKTMLGQITGRPVEGRQVASVAAALLAAQKGAKILRVHDVGATRDALAVWLAIERELDDE
- the carB gene encoding carbamoyl-phosphate synthase large subunit, whose amino-acid sequence is MPKRTDIKSVLIIGAGPIIIGQACEFDYSGAQACKALREEGYKVILVNSNPATIMTDPEMADVTYIEPITWQVVAKIIEKERPDALLPTMGGQTALNCALDLDREGVLAKFNVELIGASKEAIDKAEDRQKFKDAMTKIGLGSARSATAHSMEEAYQVQAMIGFPTIIRPSFTLGGTGGGIAYNMEEFETICKRGLEASPTNELLIEESLLGWKEYEMEVVRDKADNCIIVCSIENLDPMGVHTGDSITVAPAQTLTDKEYQLLRNASIAVLREIGVDTGGSNVQFSINPKDGRCIVIEMNPRVSRSSALASKATGFPIAKIAAKLSVGYTLDELTNDITGGKTPASFEPSIDYVVTKVPRFAFEKFPQADNTLTTQMKSVGEVMAMGRTFQESLQKALRGLEVGVDGFNLKSVDPETIDEQLARPTPDRLWYVADAFGVGMSVEKVFDLTKIDPWFLVQIKEIVDLELEVEKREFSSLTAEELRFLKKKGFSDRRLAYLLKTNESDFRKRRHELGVRPVYKRVDTCAAEFSTNTAYMYSTYEDECEANPTDKKKIMVLGGGPNRIGQGIEFDYCCVHAAMAMREDGYETIMVNCNPETVSTDYDTSDRLYFEPLTLEDVLEVVAIEKPVGVIVQYGGQTPLKLALALEANGVPIIGTSPESIDVAEDRERFQKLLHELGLKQPPNRTARTEEDALRLAAEIGYPLVVRPSYVLGGRAMEIVHEQKDLERYMREAVKVSHDSPVLLDRFLNDAVECDVDALSDGDEVIIGGVMEHIEQAGVHSGDSACSLPPYSLGAEVQAELRRQTKLMAKALNVCGLMNVQFAIKDEEVYVLEVNPRASRTVPFVSKATGLQLAKIAARCMSGRSLKDQGVTKEVIPPYFSVKEAVFPFVKFPGVDTILGPEMKSTGEVMGVGVTFAEAFVKSQLAASVKLPSSGKAFLSVKDSDKVKAVDVARHLHEAGFQLVATRGTAHAIEAAGLPVQVANKVTEGRPHIVDMIKNNEIALIINTVEEKRLAINDSRSIRTSGLQARVTMYTTIWGAEAAAEGIRNSGELVVYPIQALHEQLH
- a CDS encoding YhbY family RNA-binding protein; this encodes MLQLSSDARRELRARAHSLNPVVSIAENGLTEAVLKEIEVCLAAHELIKIRVYGDSRENRLAYYEQICANLGAAPVQHIGKLLIVYRPAPAGTPAVNKPGSTKSRRPASEPRKTKRAFQG